One Pseudorasbora parva isolate DD20220531a chromosome 4, ASM2467924v1, whole genome shotgun sequence genomic region harbors:
- the LOC137073786 gene encoding uncharacterized protein: MAQSRGKKMVELALKRKYPENDTHVGIPSKRQQVLPPAETMEWTILDTFLDTTSVDSLYDDITDLDYVPTPTMAQTEVELGDPGEQVQEPQPEPQPEPQPEPQPGPQPDVESRRPPMREPCGAKCRRRCTDHISEERRREIWSQYWEMTYTERRSWMFYSVTPMPTKRITTGPESRRGRSFIYRLQNQKGEPRQVCKMFFLSSLGYHPKNDSLVISMMGKSNTRPLVPSKDQRGRQAAVNKIDVKTLDDHIESFHPCVSHYRREHAPNRRYLPSDITIKMMHSDYLDKGNACSYEAYRKMVKDKKISFAKLGEEQCEDCLEHAEHVNCHTGETESSDCPECLRWNKHKQSALESRQSYQADAERDWPDMTSVRSVDLQKVIMLPRMPGVKSAVFTRRIVAYHETFASVGKKTNKKNTISVLWHEGMAGRSAAEITSAYTTALEKERDVRHTIFWVDNCSAQNKNWCLLSSLVTLVKSDTISQEDITLKFFERGHTFMSADSFHHGVEQQMRSRPGGVVYDFEDFVSVVASSNSRKVDVIKLENANVLDWRDGHSTVKVKKAQAPKLGEMAEIQVRRGSKSLFYKLSHTENEFMELDFLMKKFSLKVPTLLRPQNRGVEEVKKRDILCNLCHLMPPNRRVFWYSLPVSNVLEDEE; encoded by the exons ATGGCACAAAGCAGGGGAAAGAAGATGGTCGAACTGGCGTTGAAAAGAAAATACCCGGAGAATG ATACACATGTAGGTATTCCATCAAAGAGGCAGCAAGTCCTGCCCCCCGCTGAAACAATGGAGTGGACCATCCTGGACACTTTCCTGGATACCACCAGCGTGGACAGCTTATATGATGACATTACAGACCTAGATTATGTCCCAACCCCTACGATGGCACAGACTGAAGTGGAACTTGGAGACCCAGGAGAACAAGTGCAAGAGCCCCAGCCAGAGCCCCAGCCAGAGCCCCAGCCAGAGCCACAGCCAGGGCCACAGCCTGATGTTGAATCACGTCGACCACCAATGAGAGAGCCATGTGGTGCCAAATGTCGAAGAAGGTGTACAGACCATATTTCAGAGGAAAGACGGAGGGAGATATGGAGTCAGTACTGGGAGATGACCTACACAGAAAGACGATCATGGATGTTTTACTCAGTTACCCCAATGCCAACCAAAAGAATAACAACCGGCCCAGAAAGTCGCCGTGGCCGCTCATTTATCTACCGCCTGCAAAACCAGAAAGGAGAGCCAAGACAGGTCTGCAAAATGTTTTTCCTGTCATCATTGGGCTACCACCCTAAAAATGACAGTCTCGTTATTTCCATGATGGGGAAGTCGAACACCAGGCCACTGGTTCCATCCAAGGACCAGAGAGGAAGGCAGGCTGCAGTCAACAAGATAGACGTGAAGACCCTTGATGACCACATTGAGTCCTTCCATCCTTGTGTGAGCCATTACAGACGGGAGCATGCCCCAAATCGACGGTACCTGCCAAGTGACATCACAATTAAGATGATGCATTCAGACTACCTGGATAAAGGAAACGCCTGCTCCTATGAAGCATACAGGAAGATggtaaaagacaaaaaaatcagctttgccaaACTTGGGGAGGAGCAATGTGAGGACTGTTTGGAACATGCAGAACATGTGAACTGCCACACAGGGGAGACTGAAAGCTCAGATTGCCCAGAGTGCCTAAGGTGGAACAAACATAAGCAGTCTGCCCTAGAGAGCCGCCAAAGCTACCAGGCAGATGCAGAGAGGGACTGGCCGGACATGACATCAGTTCGGAGTGTGGACCTCCAGAAGGTGATAATGCTGCCACGGATGCCAGGAGTCAAGTCAGCAGTATTTACTCGTCGCATCGTGGCATACCACGAAACATTTGCCtcagtggggaaaaaaacaaacaaaaaaaacaccatcTCTGTATTGTGGCACGAGGGAATGGCTGGGCGAAGTGCCGCGGAAATTACATCAGCATATACAACTGCATTGGAGAAGGAGCGGGATGTACGCCACACCATATTCTGGGTGGACAACTGCAGTGCACAGAATAAGAACTGGTGCCTTCTATCCTCACTTGTCACTCTTGTGAAAAGTGACACCATTTCACAGGAGGACATCACACTAAAGTTTTTTGAGAGGGGACACACGTTCATGAGCGCAGACAGTTTCCACCATGGTGTCGAGCAGCAAATGAGGAGCCGTCCAGGTGGTGTGGTCTACGACTTTGAGGactttgtgagtgttgtggcaAGCTCCAACTCCAGGAAGGTGGATGTTATCAAATTGGAGAATGCCAATGTGCTAGATTGGAGGGATGGCCACTCCACCGTCAAGGTCAAGAAAGCGCAAGCACCAAAGCTTGGGGAGATGGCGGAGATACAGGTGCGGCGTGGCTCCAAGAGCCTCTTTTACAAGCTGTCCCATACGGAGAATGAATTTATGGAATTGGACTTCCTCATGAAGAAATTCTCGCTGAAGGTGCCCACTCTTTTGCGACCACAGAATAGAGGGGTTGAGGAGGTCAAGAAGAGAGACATCCTCTGTAATCTTTGTCACCTCATGCCACCAAACAGGAGGGTGTTCTGGTATTCCCTGCCTGTGAGCAATGTTTTGGAGGATGAGGAGTAA